The segment AAATGTGCAATACTTACATTGACTGTCATTTTAATGTCTTTCAACAGCAATCAATGGCATTGTCCATGATATAGTAACCCTCGATAAAGGGCTGCAAATGGTGACGTTACTGGTGGACAGTGATGGATTCTACCGCATGGGTCGCCTCTATGTCACACCTGATGGATTCTTCTTCAAAGTACACATTCTTGTGATTGATACATTCAACTGTAGAAGACTTTGTCCAGACTTGAAATTTGGTGAGTTCGGTTctgcacaattttaacacaaggaGCAGGGGTCTGGGGGCAGGGGGCTGCTCTGTGCCACATCATTCAGCTCTCTGCCCCCCAGATCAAAGCCACATGTATGAAAGTTTCTATGTTGTAAACAGAATTGCTATATGAAACTAATTTAggctgtctcactctctcttatTTCATCAATAACCATCAAGCAAGAACATTCCCCAATTTGCTATTGACTGGCAATGTCATTAAACTTGGTCCCACAGTTTCTCAAGCATGTTCTGCCTTTTAGATAAGGCATGGTGGATCCGCTGATGGGAGAGAGAAGACTGAGGGGACTACCGGGAGGGGGCGAGAAAAATCTGGGGCAAGATTCCAATATTTTGTTAATGTTTTTTTCTGTATAAATTTAGGTGGTAGATACATCATGATGGGTCTGATATATCACAGAAGATACCCACTACCCATGTGGGTACAAGAACATGCCTCTGGGAGACTCAAGCCTGGAGATGGTCTGGTGAAGAGTAGCAGCTACGTGAGAAGATTTAACAAAAAGAGGGACCAGAAAGTCCAACTCTTGCGTGACAGGCACTGTGGATCCAGCTTCCTTGGATCTCAGCAGAAATAAAATCGGTCAgcatgtttccagcatctgtaataatATCCAAGTGTTGTTTAGAGCTGTTAATTGTAATTATGAAGAATGTAGCTCAACATTTTGGAAGTGTATTATATATTTATAGTTTTGGATTCTGTCTCTGCTTATTTTTTCAATTCGCCTGACTGCTAGGGAGGTGACCCTAGCAGTCAGGCAGCAGATGGGGCAAGTATCAGCCTTCGGTTGTCCATTTTCCTTGCTGCTCACGCCAGTCGCCCAGAAGCCAGGCTTGCCCTTGGGGTGACACCTGGACTCAATGGCTTGGGGACACACACCATGCGGGCTCACACTTGGGCATGAAGATGAGGCACCACTGTTCATTTCCTCAGTGCTTTCAGGGGAGTGAATAGTACTCAACAAGCTTTAAGTACCAAACAATCTGTTgagaaaaaaagtcacaaagcactggagaaccccccccccccccctccccacaaaatgcaggaaccttgatcagtctgacccaaaacgtcacctagccatattCTCAaaaagatgctgctgagttactccaggactttgtcttttttttctttgtaaaccattatctgcagttccttgttaatgCAATCTGCTGGGGaacttgagacacaaggaactgccgatgttgcAATCTTTGGTAGAACAcaaattcctggagtaactcagcgggtcagacaacatatctgccgaacacggataggtgacaattccattcagtctgaagggtcacgaCTTAAAAACAGCGCCAATccacattccccagagatgctgcctggcccgctgagttacaccactgtagagcactttgtgttctacgatagaataactcagcgggtcctgcAGCATATGTGGAtggaaagaacatagaacagtcccttcagtccacaattctCACGCCCAATATAATGCCAAGAAAACTAATCTCCATGTCTGCAGGTGTCCCATATCCACGTGCCTCTCAAAaatcattatcgtatctgcctctaccctGCATGTAGTGTTCTGACCCGGAATGTCGACCTTTcatcctccacagacgctgctcaaCAGGCTGAGTTTCTGCACCAGATTGGTAGTTGGGGTAGTTGCATCTGAAGGCTCACGTTTCTCTGGCCTTTCGACACCGTCACAGTTCTGTATGCTGGTACATGTCCATCACCAGttattcgggggggggggggttgtccggATAAAAGGAGGggtcggaccaccagttgccggaaaatcggatcggtggtggacctgtattaatTTTAGAAGAGCACTGGATAGCAAGGATCAGCCCTGGCAAGACCACTGTACATAGTCTGCAACGTGCAAATCCGACACCACGCACCGCTTTAGCCCATTTGATATCATGGtttaaaaggagagagaaaacgtggcCAGCCAGTGTCAGGAGGAAGATATGCGAAGCGGCGTCTGTGAGAAGACAAGGACTATTGCTAATCCCTTGGGAAACCAACGCTGCTTTTAAGAAGATCAAAGCGAATGGGGGCAGAAGCAGCGGCGTTCACCCCGCGCTGTTTATCTAAAAGCTGAGGTTTCAGATCCTGGTCCAGTTCGTGATTGTAACCATTCCTCCCCCGTTCCTCGGGGGCGGTCGAGCAAACATCCCCCATATGGAAGGGGCAACAACACAGGAGGAATAAGATAATGGCGGCACTCACACAGCAAAGACAGTGCTACAAATTCATCGCAATAAcactagagacacaagagaccgcagGCGCTACAATCTTGGGCAAGAGAAGGTAGTTTGTCTGAAATCAAATCGCTTTCTGCTCGAGTTTTATTTTCATTTGAGCGCCCTTCAGGGAAGAAAAGTTTACAAGACTTCCAGCTCCTGCCCTGGCCGCGGTTGCAACCTCCCCTCCCGCTGTTACTTCCACCATCCCCCGCTGTGTTGCTCGCAGCTGCCGCCGGGGTTTGGCTGGCAATGGGCCAAGGAATTGTCTTCGCTCTCCGGCTGGGGAAGGCAGGCTCGGCCCCAGCAAGATGGCAGCTATTCCTAGTTCCTGCTGGTGATGTTCACATCATCAGCACAAGCATTTCGAACAAACGCGGTAGTGGGTGGGGATCAACCGGTGAAGGCGCGTTGTGCTGTTGAGAAATTAGTGCGGATGGATCGTTCCAGcggtggaaacaggcgcttcaacccaacttgcccataccgtctacactcgtcccacctgcctgaattcggcccatatatccctctaaacctgtcctatccatgtacctgtctaaatgtttcttaaacgttgcgatcgtccctgcctcaactacctcctctggcagctctcccACACGCCcaccatcaggcaactgaatcatcctaccacaaccagagagccatgctggactactatctacatctttggtgaccctcagactatgcttgatcagactttgctggctttaccttgcacgaaatgttattccttatcacgtatctatacatggtaaatggctcgattgtaatcatgcattgtctttctgctgacttgac is part of the Rhinoraja longicauda isolate Sanriku21f chromosome 6, sRhiLon1.1, whole genome shotgun sequence genome and harbors:
- the LOC144594963 gene encoding UPF0450 protein C17orf58 homolog, producing MVTLLVDSDGFYRMGRLYVTPDGFFFKVHILVIDTFNCRRLCPDLKFGGRYIMMGLIYHRRYPLPMWVQEHASGRLKPGDGLVKSSSYVRRFNKKRDQKVQLLRDRHCGSSFLGSQQK